A window of the Balaenoptera acutorostrata chromosome 13, mBalAcu1.1, whole genome shotgun sequence genome harbors these coding sequences:
- the TBX5 gene encoding T-box transcription factor TBX5 isoform X1, translating to MDGEQDPERSQGPGLTMADADEGFGLAHTPLEPDSKDLPCDSKPESALGAPSKSPSSPQAAFTQQGMEGIKVFLHERELWLKFHEVGTEMIITKAGRRMFPSYKVKVTGLNPKTKYILLMDIVPADDHRYKFADNKWSVTGKAEPAMPGRLYVHPDSPATGAHWMRQLVSFQKLKLTNNHLDPFGHIILNSMHKYQPRLHIVKADENNGFGSKNTAFCTHVFPETAFIAVTSYQNHKITQLKIENNPFAKGFRGSDDMELHRMSRMQSKEYPVVPRSTVRQKVASNHSPFSSEPRALSASSNLGSQYQCENGVSGPSQDLLPPPNPYPLPQEHGQIYHCTKRKADEECSTTDHPYKKPYMETSPSEEDPFYRSGYPQQQGLGASYRTESAQRQACMYASSVPPSEPVPSLEDISCNAWPSMSSYSSCTVTTVQPMDRLPYQHFSAHFTSGPLVPRLAGMANHGSPQLGEGMFQHQTSMAHQPVVRQCGPQTGLQSPGSLQASEFLYSHGVPRTLSPHQYHSAVHGVGMVPEWNDSS from the exons AGCAGGACCCCGAGCGGTCACAGGGCCCCGGGCTCACCATGGCCGACGCAGACGAGGGCTTTGGCCTGGCTCACACACCCCTGGAACCAGACTCCAAGGATCTACCCTGTGACTCAAAACCGGAGAGCGCGCTAGGGGCCCCCAGCAAGTCCCCGTCGTCCCCGCAGGCCGCCTTCACCCAGCAG GGCATGGAAGGGATCAAAGTGTTTCTCCATGAAAGAGAACTGTGGCTGAAATTCCACGAAGTGGGCACGGAAATGATCATAACCAAGGCTGGCAG GCGGATGTTTCCCAGTTACAAAGTGAAGGTGACCGGCCTTAATCCCAAAACGAAGTACATTCTCCTTATGGACATCGTTCCCGCAGACGACCACAGATACAAGTTCGCAGATAATAAATG GTCTGTGACGGGCAAAGCGGAGCCCGCCATGCCGGGCCGCCTCTACGTGCACCCGGACTCGCCGGCCACTGGGGCGCATTGGATGCGGCAGCTTGTCTCCTTCCAGAAACTCAAGCTCACCAACAACCACCTGGACCCATTTGGGCAT attattcTAAATTCCATGCACAAATACCAGCCAAGATTACACATCGTGAAAGCGGACGAAAATAATGGATTTGGCTCCAAAAATACTGCGTTCTGTACCCACGTCTTTCCTGAGACTGCGTTTATTGCAGTGACTTCCTACCAGAACCACAAG ATCACCCAGTTAAAGATTGAAAATAATCCCTTTGCCAAAGGATTCCGGGGCAGCGATGACATGGAGCTGCACAGAATGTCGAGAATGCAAAG TAAAGAATATCCTGTGGTTCCCAGGAGCACAGTGAGACAGAAAGTGGCCTCCAACCACAGTCCTTTCAGCAGTGAGCCTCGAGCTCTCTCCGCCTCGTCCAACTTGGGGTCCCAGTACCAGTGTGAGAATGGTGTGTCTGGCCCCTCCCAGgacctcctgcccccacccaacCCGTACCCGCTGCCCCAGGAGCACGGCCAAATTTACCACTGCACCAAGAGGAAAG CAGATGAAGAATGTTCCACCACAGACCATCCCTATAAGAAGCCCTACATGGAGACGTCGCCCAGTGAAGAGGACCCGTTCTACCGCTCCGGCTACCCCCAGCAGCAGGGCCTGGGTGCCTCCTATAGGACAGAGTCAGCCCAGCGGCAGGCCTGCATGTATGCCAGCTCCGTGCCGCCCAGCGAGCCCGTGCCCAGCCTGGAGGACATTAGCTGCAACGCCTGGCCCAGCATGTCCTCATACAGCAGCTGCACCGTCACCACCGTGCAGCCCATGGACAGGCTACCCTATCAACACTTCTCTGCTCACTTCACCTCGGGGCCTCTGGTCCCCCGGCTGGCTGGCATGGCGAACCACGGCTCCCCGCAGCTCGGAGAGGGAATGTTCCAGCACCAGACCTCCATGGCCCACCAGCCCGTGGTCAGGCAGTGTGGGCCTCAGACTGGCCTCCAGTCCCCCGGCAGCCTTCAGGCGTCGGAGTTCCTGTACTCTCACGGCGTGCCAAGGACCCTGTCCCCGCATCAGTACCACTCGGCCGTGCACGGAGTCGGCATGGTTCCAGAGTGGAATGACAGCAGCTAA
- the TBX5 gene encoding T-box transcription factor TBX5 isoform X2, with protein MDGEQDPERSQGPGLTMADADEGFGLAHTPLEPDSKDLPCDSKPESALGAPSKSPSSPQAAFTQQGMEGIKVFLHERELWLKFHEVGTEMIITKAGRRMFPSYKVKVTGLNPKTKYILLMDIVPADDHRYKFADNKWSVTGKAEPAMPGRLYVHPDSPATGAHWMRQLVSFQKLKLTNNHLDPFGHIILNSMHKYQPRLHIVKADENNGFGSKNTAFCTHVFPETAFIAVTSYQNHKITQLKIENNPFAKGFRGSDDMELHRMSRMQSKEYPVVPRSTVRQKVASNHSPFSSEPRALSASSNLGSQYQCENGVSGPSQDLLPPPNPYPLPQEHGQIYHCTKRKDEECSTTDHPYKKPYMETSPSEEDPFYRSGYPQQQGLGASYRTESAQRQACMYASSVPPSEPVPSLEDISCNAWPSMSSYSSCTVTTVQPMDRLPYQHFSAHFTSGPLVPRLAGMANHGSPQLGEGMFQHQTSMAHQPVVRQCGPQTGLQSPGSLQASEFLYSHGVPRTLSPHQYHSAVHGVGMVPEWNDSS; from the exons AGCAGGACCCCGAGCGGTCACAGGGCCCCGGGCTCACCATGGCCGACGCAGACGAGGGCTTTGGCCTGGCTCACACACCCCTGGAACCAGACTCCAAGGATCTACCCTGTGACTCAAAACCGGAGAGCGCGCTAGGGGCCCCCAGCAAGTCCCCGTCGTCCCCGCAGGCCGCCTTCACCCAGCAG GGCATGGAAGGGATCAAAGTGTTTCTCCATGAAAGAGAACTGTGGCTGAAATTCCACGAAGTGGGCACGGAAATGATCATAACCAAGGCTGGCAG GCGGATGTTTCCCAGTTACAAAGTGAAGGTGACCGGCCTTAATCCCAAAACGAAGTACATTCTCCTTATGGACATCGTTCCCGCAGACGACCACAGATACAAGTTCGCAGATAATAAATG GTCTGTGACGGGCAAAGCGGAGCCCGCCATGCCGGGCCGCCTCTACGTGCACCCGGACTCGCCGGCCACTGGGGCGCATTGGATGCGGCAGCTTGTCTCCTTCCAGAAACTCAAGCTCACCAACAACCACCTGGACCCATTTGGGCAT attattcTAAATTCCATGCACAAATACCAGCCAAGATTACACATCGTGAAAGCGGACGAAAATAATGGATTTGGCTCCAAAAATACTGCGTTCTGTACCCACGTCTTTCCTGAGACTGCGTTTATTGCAGTGACTTCCTACCAGAACCACAAG ATCACCCAGTTAAAGATTGAAAATAATCCCTTTGCCAAAGGATTCCGGGGCAGCGATGACATGGAGCTGCACAGAATGTCGAGAATGCAAAG TAAAGAATATCCTGTGGTTCCCAGGAGCACAGTGAGACAGAAAGTGGCCTCCAACCACAGTCCTTTCAGCAGTGAGCCTCGAGCTCTCTCCGCCTCGTCCAACTTGGGGTCCCAGTACCAGTGTGAGAATGGTGTGTCTGGCCCCTCCCAGgacctcctgcccccacccaacCCGTACCCGCTGCCCCAGGAGCACGGCCAAATTTACCACTGCACCAAGAGGAAAG ATGAAGAATGTTCCACCACAGACCATCCCTATAAGAAGCCCTACATGGAGACGTCGCCCAGTGAAGAGGACCCGTTCTACCGCTCCGGCTACCCCCAGCAGCAGGGCCTGGGTGCCTCCTATAGGACAGAGTCAGCCCAGCGGCAGGCCTGCATGTATGCCAGCTCCGTGCCGCCCAGCGAGCCCGTGCCCAGCCTGGAGGACATTAGCTGCAACGCCTGGCCCAGCATGTCCTCATACAGCAGCTGCACCGTCACCACCGTGCAGCCCATGGACAGGCTACCCTATCAACACTTCTCTGCTCACTTCACCTCGGGGCCTCTGGTCCCCCGGCTGGCTGGCATGGCGAACCACGGCTCCCCGCAGCTCGGAGAGGGAATGTTCCAGCACCAGACCTCCATGGCCCACCAGCCCGTGGTCAGGCAGTGTGGGCCTCAGACTGGCCTCCAGTCCCCCGGCAGCCTTCAGGCGTCGGAGTTCCTGTACTCTCACGGCGTGCCAAGGACCCTGTCCCCGCATCAGTACCACTCGGCCGTGCACGGAGTCGGCATGGTTCCAGAGTGGAATGACAGCAGCTAA